From a single Bacillus sp. NEB1478 genomic region:
- the gmd gene encoding GDP-mannose 4,6-dehydratase, producing the protein MKAALITGITGQDGAYLAKFLLEKGYKVFGVMARRSTDTSWRLDYLGIKNDVELLEGDMTDVTSLIRALHISKAVEVYNLAAQSFVGTSWEQPILTAEVTGVGVTNILEAIRLTNSEIRFYQASTSEMFGLIQEEMQSETTPFYPRSPYGVAKLYGHWITVNYRESFNMHASSGILFNHESPLRGIEFVTRKVTDAVARIKLGLQKDLRLGNIDAKRDWGFAGDYVEAMWLMLQQDQPDDYVVATGRTTTVREMCKIAFEHVGLHYENHVVIDPKFYRPAEVDVLLGNPAKAKEKLRWEAKTSLNELITMMVDADLERIKKEI; encoded by the coding sequence ATGAAAGCTGCTTTAATTACAGGAATTACTGGACAAGATGGGGCGTATTTAGCAAAATTTTTACTAGAAAAGGGATATAAAGTATTTGGAGTTATGGCTAGGCGGAGTACTGACACTTCTTGGCGACTAGATTATTTAGGTATTAAAAATGATGTTGAACTTCTAGAAGGTGATATGACAGATGTAACATCTTTAATTCGTGCATTACATATCTCAAAAGCAGTAGAAGTATACAATCTTGCTGCTCAAAGTTTTGTTGGTACTTCTTGGGAGCAACCTATACTAACTGCTGAAGTAACAGGTGTTGGAGTAACGAATATACTAGAAGCTATTCGTTTAACAAATTCAGAAATTAGGTTCTATCAAGCTTCTACAAGTGAAATGTTCGGACTTATTCAAGAAGAAATGCAATCAGAAACTACTCCATTTTATCCTAGAAGTCCATATGGAGTTGCTAAATTGTATGGTCATTGGATTACTGTGAATTATAGGGAAAGTTTTAACATGCATGCATCAAGTGGAATATTGTTTAATCATGAATCGCCACTTAGAGGAATTGAATTTGTAACAAGAAAAGTGACTGATGCAGTAGCACGAATAAAATTAGGATTACAAAAAGATTTAAGACTAGGTAATATTGATGCAAAACGTGATTGGGGATTTGCTGGTGATTATGTTGAGGCGATGTGGTTAATGTTGCAACAAGATCAACCAGATGACTATGTCGTAGCCACTGGAAGAACAACGACTGTAAGAGAAATGTGTAAAATTGCATTTGAGCATGTTGGTTTACATTATGAAAACCATGTTGTTATCGACCCTAAATTTTATCGGCCAGCTGAAGTTGATGTATTATTGGGTAACCCAGCAAAGGCTAAAGAAAAATTAAGATGGGAAGCTAAGACTTCATTAAATGAATTAATTACTATGATGGTAGATGCAGATTTAGAAAGAATAAAGAAAGAAATATAA
- a CDS encoding GDP-mannose 4,6-dehydratase, translating to MKVLVTGGSGFVGEHLVTKLLKRNHEVIVGYRTKYLNDSFNSIRIDITSKDSIKKALQKIKPDVIFHLAAQSSVPNSWKYPAETVNTNTIGTINLVQMVGEVVPDSKIITVGSSEEYGLSAMHNEIINESVICNPQNPYASSKMLGCQIAFQFAKKENLKLIHLRPFNHFGPGQKKGFVVSDFASQIAEIEAGLIEPEINVGDLSSFRDFTDVRDIVEAYVLLIESDIESGIFNISSGIPIEIKSILNILISLSNKKIKIKKDEKKIRPSNIKKFAGDSSKLKIQTGWSQKYNLNESLEDTLNWWRSQVN from the coding sequence ATGAAAGTTTTAGTTACTGGTGGAAGTGGGTTTGTAGGTGAACATTTAGTAACTAAATTATTGAAAAGAAATCATGAAGTGATTGTTGGTTATAGAACAAAATATCTAAACGATAGTTTTAATTCTATTAGAATTGATATCACTTCTAAAGACAGTATTAAGAAAGCTTTGCAAAAAATAAAACCAGATGTAATATTTCATCTGGCTGCTCAAAGTAGTGTGCCTAATTCATGGAAATACCCTGCTGAGACAGTTAATACGAATACTATTGGAACTATTAATTTAGTGCAAATGGTAGGTGAAGTAGTACCTGATTCAAAAATTATTACAGTGGGGTCAAGTGAAGAATACGGGTTATCAGCTATGCATAATGAAATAATTAATGAATCGGTAATTTGTAACCCTCAAAATCCTTATGCTTCAAGTAAAATGTTAGGTTGTCAAATTGCTTTTCAGTTTGCGAAAAAAGAAAATCTAAAATTAATACATTTAAGACCGTTTAATCACTTTGGTCCTGGGCAAAAGAAAGGATTTGTAGTAAGTGACTTCGCTTCGCAAATTGCTGAGATTGAAGCTGGTCTCATAGAACCTGAGATAAATGTAGGAGATTTAAGTAGTTTTCGAGATTTTACTGATGTTCGAGATATTGTAGAAGCATATGTACTATTAATAGAATCAGATATTGAATCTGGAATTTTTAATATTAGTTCAGGTATACCTATTGAAATTAAAAGTATACTTAATATATTGATCAGCCTATCGAACAAGAAAATAAAAATAAAAAAAGATGAAAAAAAAATTAGGCCTTCCAATATTAAGAAGTTTGCTGGTGACTCCTCTAAACTTAAAATACAAACCGGTTGGAGTCAAAAATATAACTTAAACGAAAGTCTAGAAGACACATTAAATTGGTGGAGAAGTCAGGTTAATTAA